A stretch of the Hypomesus transpacificus isolate Combined female chromosome 12, fHypTra1, whole genome shotgun sequence genome encodes the following:
- the LOC124474515 gene encoding uncharacterized protein LOC124474515 — translation MDTKHAFVNNATLYHVLLQRQSCLNQLIDGLSYYEVLPLLRENPSMQIILDMPAEKKYITAEVVASLLKPSCSVLGSNRRPREESMVVKFREFLQCVQNKELHERLEARTLTEEERVFVQNLDSSHILTFATGSSKVPTVGFQLNPKISFVHDETKNYPIACTCSNELQIFVNAKNMADNDEFDYCFVVALMNGAVFSII, via the exons ATGGACACAAAACATGCCTTTGTTAACAATGCAACATTGTACCATGTCCTCTTGCAACGACAAAGCTGCCTTAATCAACTCATTGATGGCCTGTCCTACTACGAA GTACTGCCACTTTTGAGGGAAAATCCTAGCATGCAGATTATTCTTGACATGCctgcagaaaaaaaatatatcactGCAGAAGTTGTAGCTAGCCTTTTGAAACCAAGCTGCTCTGTTTTAGGTAGTAACAGAAGGCCAAGAGAAGAGTCGATGGTGGTGAAATTCAGAGAATTTCTCCAGTGTGTGCAGA ataaaGAGCTTCATGAAAGACTGGAGGCTAGGACactgacagaggaagagagggtattCGTGCAAAATTTGGACTCTAGTCACATACTGACATTTGCAACAGGGAGCAGTAAAGTTCCAACAGTTGGATTTCAGCTAAATCCTAAAATATCCTTTGTGCATGATGAAACCAAGAACTATCCTATTGCTTGCACCTGTTCGAATGAACTTCAGATCTTTGTCAATGCAAAAAACATGGCTGATAATGATGAGTTTGATTACTGCTTTGTGGTGGCTCTCATGAATGGAGCTGTGTTCAGCATCATATAA